The Bos indicus x Bos taurus breed Angus x Brahman F1 hybrid chromosome 10, Bos_hybrid_MaternalHap_v2.0, whole genome shotgun sequence genome has a segment encoding these proteins:
- the LOC113900450 gene encoding cytochrome c oxidase subunit 7C, mitochondrial: protein MLGQSIRRFTTSVVRRSHYEEGPGKNIPFSVENKWRLLAMMTLFFGSGFAAPFFIVRHQLLKK, encoded by the coding sequence ATGTTGGGACAGAGCATCCGGAGGTTCACAACCTCAGTGGTTCGTCGGAGCCACTATGAGGAGGGTCCAGGGAAGAATATACCATTTTCAGTGGAAAACAAGTGGAGATTACTAGCTATGATGACTTTGTTCTTTGGGTCTGGATTTGCTgcacctttctttatagtaagACACCAACTGCTTAAAAAGTAA